The Pseudomonas sp. PDM14 genomic interval GAGTCTGCCGGTAGAAAGCAAATAAGACGACCTTCTTGCCTGGATTGTCAGCCCAGTAGCTGCGCAGGTTCTTCAGCAGCTCAGCGTACTTGCTATCGTTGCGCCTCAGCGTTTCGTAATCGCCCACCTCTCGGGCTATGTCCACCAACGCCGAGAGCAGCGACCCTATATCGTCAGGCTGCGGCCCCTCTTCTTCTAGTAGATCACCCTGTAAGTCGTACAAGGTCTCCTCAAGTTCGTCCTGCTCCAGAGCAGCATGTTTTTTCTGCCAGGCTCGACAGGCTGCCGCCATGCAGCTGGACATCTGTCGCTGTGGAATAGTCAGCATGAAGCCAGTGGATACAGCATGCGTGACGCAATACCCGCGAATCGCCTCGGTGACCTGCTCGTAAAAAACCGACTCACTACCACTCATGGTTGCGCGAATCGCGTATGGCGCACGTACTACTCGTCCTTCGTGCACATCCCGTTTCAAGGTACGGGTCACCACTTTACTGAGCGGGTTGATTCGATCTAACTGGTCGGCCAGCTCTGCCCGCCCTTTGGGATCGGCCAACCGCTTGTTGCTAGGGGCATGCTCCCGCAGGTAGGTGATCTGTTCGTTATCCTCAAAAAAACGCGCATCAAGCGCCTCATCCAGTCCTTCGATGAAATCCGCTCGGGTTATCGGCCCAGCCAACACGCGATCACGCAACCTTACGATAGGGGCATTAGCCTCAAGGCTGTAGCGAAAGCTCTCCTCGTAGGGGAAGGCATCTTCATCAATCAGATTAAGCAGATTGAATAAGTCCGAACTGCGTAGTTGGATCGGTGTGGCCGAAAGCATGACCAGATTTGAGGCAACCGGGCGAAGTAATCGCCCCAACAGGTTGGTCTGAGTACCTTTGTTGCGCAGATAGTGCGCCTCATCGACCACGACCATATCCAGCAGCGGCTCGTCCACCTCTGCATCTTCGAGAAACCTGGCCAATTTGGCAACGGAGCGCTGACTGACTCGATCCGGTGAATTGAAGCCACGAGGTGGGCGCAACCCTTGCATGCTGGCGATTACCGCGAAGCCATCCTGTGGTCGCTCCCGCACTGTTTGAAGCTTCTTCAGTAAATCTCCCGCATCAACCATCTCCGCCTGCACGCCAAAACGGTTAGCCAGCTCGTCACGCCACTTTTCCCGCAACATTGCCGGGCAAACGATCAACAATCGCTTCGCATCCAATCGCGCGCGCAACTCAGTCCAGATCAAACCTGCCTCAATGGTTTTACCCAGGCCCACTTCATCCGCAATCAGAATGCCGTTGCAGGGCGAATCGAGAAACTGCAACACCGGCTTGAACTGATACGCCAAAAACTGGGTATTGGTGGTGTTGAGGCTGTAGATCAGGTTGGCCAGCTTGCCGCTCAGGCGGTGAAAGGTAATCGCCGCCCGCAGGTCATCCTCACCACTGAACCGCCCCCGCTCAATACACTCGTAGGGGCGCAAAGGCTTGTTCTCTACTTTTTCGAGCGTCGATGGCAGAACGAAATCCTCGCTGCCATCGAGAAACGTAACCAACACCCGCTGTCGGTGTGTAGGGCCATCGGTTTCGTTACCTAAAATACCGACCCGCGCCGGGTTGACTTTCAGTCTGACCTTGTCACCAGGATTCAGCATGTTCACTCCTGAGCTCCCTGAATTTTCCGAATCAACCGATCCGCTTCAATGCTCAGGTCTGCTCCTTCAAATGTTTCAACAAGCTGGCCAGGAAAATGCTTTTCATACCACTCAAGCTTAGTTTCCCGATGGTTGCGGTAGCCTTCGTCGTTCAACATTCCCCAGTGCTCCCAGATGAATGTCTCTCCCTGGCAATGAACTAGGAAGTCGGGCAGATAGAACGTCCCATCCTTAGCGTATAGAGGCTGTTCGTACTCGAAGGGAATTTCACGCTCGAACAGCATGTTCGCGATGATGACCTCTGACTTCGATCGAACCATGAACTGGGCAAGCGTCCGATGAATCTTGCCCTCCTCATACCAGTCACGCTTTCTGCTAAGCAGTTGCGAAACAGGCCTCATGTCAAACAGTGAGGAATTGATAACTGCCAAATGCGATGCTTCAGGGCGACGCAGAGTGAGCAGTGGGGAAAGGTCTTCTTCGATTAGCAGAGTGCAGTGCTTCTTAGCACGCGTCAGGCCGGTGTAAAGCAACTCAGGCGAAAGCAGTGCCTGCTTACTCTTAGGTAGCACGAAGTAAACACGCTCAAACTCGCTACCTTGCGATTTGTGCACCGAAATGGCGTAGGCAAGCTCCAGGTTATCCTCCACCTTCTCATCCCCAATCCACTTTCCATCGGGTGTTTTTCCCAGAGAACGCCCATAGCCAATCCAGAAGCTCTCCTTGCGGGAAAAAATGACTTGAAAATGCTTTATTCGGAACCAGGGACCAAACGCACTTTTGCCATCTAACGCATGAGCTTTGACAAACCCGAGCTCCCCGTTGAAAACCTCTACTGGTTTGTTTAATCGCCCATTGGTATCCCAAGCCCAAAGAGGCTTGGAGCGCGAACGATTTCGGATTTGCATGACCTTATCGAACAGCGCGACCCCATCAATCAACCGATGCGGGTCCGGCCGCCGCCCCTTACTGGCGACCTGAAGCAGCCCGTTGAGATGATCAGTACCGAAAAATTCGCCGCGATACGGCGAGATAACCTGGGAGCGCTCAGGCCGATCTACCCCTTCCTTATCCCTGAAAGCTGCTCGCCATAGCTCATATGGCCTCTCGTTGTTCAGCGTCAGGCCCGTATCAGCCTGCATATCTGATTGCAGACTAGACACCAGCTTTTTCTCGAGATCCTGCTGGCCGCTCCAATAGATAACCCGCAAATCCTCGTCGACCTTCCCTCCCTCTTGAACCCGGGCAAGTATCTGCTCGGCATTGGCCTTCTGGTGCTCCTCCTCGCCACAACTGTTACGCAGAATGAACATCGAGGCTAGGTCAATAATTCCGGTGCCCGTCTTCTGGAGACGGTTTTCCATTTGCCGCACATTGGTGCGCAGAGTCCCTAGGCACTCGGGATAGTCCTTACCCAGCCAATCGATCAAATCCGCAAACACCTTGCCGCGACCTATTGGTGGCAGTTGGTTTGGATCACCGACCAGAATGAGTCGCCTCACCGAATTCCAATTGATGGCTCGGAATAACGCGGCGACCAGCGTAAGATCCAGCATGGAGGATTCATCGACGATGTAAGTCTCGATACCCTCCTCTCGCATACCTCCCTGCCGCTTGAAGGTCAGGTTGTCATTCAACCAGCCACGCTGAGCCAGAAATGAGTGGATGGTTGAGGCAGTCTTACCTGTTTTCTCACGGATGCGATCTGCCGCCTTACCTGTTGGCGCCAAAAGCTGAAAAGATGCGCCACTGCCGTGGACCCTTTCAACAGCATGAATCAATGAGCGAATGACGGTTGTTTTCCCGGTCCCAGCAGAGCCGGCCAGCACACATAATGGCCTGACAAAAATCTGCTGACAGACCGCAATCTGGCCATCAATCGCTTCCAGGTACTGTCCGGAGTCCATACGGCTCAGGATGCTGCTGTCATCGCGAAGATAATCGCCCCAATGCGCCTCAGTAAGAGGGACCTTAAAACTGATATCGGCCCGCTTGTTGAGCTCACGCAGGCTCTTGGAAACCAGTTGCTCATCCTCCCAGGCTGAGCGCAGGTAAACGTAGCGTTGCCCTTCGTGCTCCCGGAACTCAAGAGCACCAAGCATGTACTCCTTATCGACCTCGTAGTAGCGCTCTGTAAACTGGTGTCTCTTCCACTCAGGCACGAAACTCAGTGCATGATTGACGTCATGCAAGACCTGAGTGAGCTCGAGGAATGTTTGCGTCGACTTGATGAGCAACTGACCGACCGTGAAAGCACGCAGACGCCTCCAGTCATCCACCTCATACAAGAATGCCGGCGCGATATCAGGGGATGGAAAAATTCCGTGCTCGATCTTGCTGATGCCAATGGTGTCATCTGGTCCATCGCCGATAAATGACTCACAAAGGATGTAGGGGTTATCGATGATCTCGCTCAAATTGGCAGGCAGGCCATAAGTCGCTCGGTCCTCTCCAAGCAAGCGCTTTACCTGAGTGCCATCCAAACCGAACCTGGGTAGTAGATCTCGACAGAGTGCTCGCTCCTCATCGGTCCTTAGCTGCCACTTTCGCTTGACTTTACGGGCTTCATCGCCGCTAAGGCCAAGCCCTTCAGGCGTCTCGGAAGTACCATCTAGAAAGGCATAAACAGCATCCTTGATTGCGATGGCCTCCTCGGCTTGTGCCTTGACGAAGCCAGGAATGGCGGCCTGAAAGCCGATGACATCAAGCACTGCCGGCAACCCAGGATATAGCCCCCGCCCCTTCCAAAGCTCGGCAATCACTGATTGCAGCCAGCTGATCCGGCTATCCCAGTTTTCACTATCGTCACCCAGTTCGCGCAGACGGCAAGCAACTCCAAGTAGTTGCTCAACCAGAATGAGGGCGTCATCGTCAGATACATGCCTTGCTGCGTACTTACAGACTCGTGGGTTTGCCGGCACTGCAAGAATCTGTTCCAGGACCTCCGGTCTATCCATGTAGCGGTGATAAGGGATCCGAAAACCCTGATCGGGGTAGTGACTCGACACCACCCGCTGCCATACAAAGCCCCCAAATCGATCAATGGTTTCCTGGCTGCACCCTTCGTAATGCAGTTCCTCTCCTAACGCCTTCACCCGCGAGACACCAACTAGCACATAGCACTTGTTATCCTCCTCACTAAAAGGATTACCGTAGCTGGTATAGTAAAAAACCAAACTACGATCGACCTCCACCTTGGAGAAAAATGCTTGTACCGCAGCCAATCGCTTTACTGGATCATAGCCACCATGTGGCAGCTTAACTTCATCTTTGTACACTTCCTCGTAAGGCCAAATGCTGCAACTGGCAGGCGGCATCTCCCATTCTCGGCGTTCACCATCAGGGCTTTTGTCAGCCTTACGGAAGAACTCCGGAGTATCGGCAAAGGCGTGCATGGACTCCTGTCCGAACGCATTTACACTGTACATGCATGGGGGTACATCCTTGCCTAGCTTGCTACATGCCTGCCCACAGACCTGTTGCTCATAGGTCAATATGCGCCGCTCGCCAATCATGTCACCTGGATAAGAATGCGGCCCAGCGCAAAAAGTGTTAGCCGCTGGATCCTTACAAACATGACCATTCCAGCCGTCTGCATGCCAAGCTAATCGGGCAGTAATATGCGTAGTCATCCCTGCTATTCCTTATCCATCATCAGTCTTTAAACACTAAATTCATGCCGCGATACTCCGAAAGCTAGGCCGTTCGCCTATTGGCTTGAGATGCACATGCTCGCTAAGCTCACCTGGTAAAGTTATCTCACGGAACTGAAATACCCTATAGAGATGAATCTGCACCCCCTGGAGAACATCAGTTTGTTATGGCTGACCGGGAGTAACGAGATCACCTCACTATTAGTGGCATTACCTCAATATAATGACGCCAAGCGTTTCCTTTCAACCAGGAGAATGTCGAAGCCAGTATCATGTCTTTGAGTATCAGCAACCTAACCAAACTAGGGACGATAGGGCCGCATGAGTAGCAGCAAGGCTAATCATGCGACATCAGACTACTTTCTATTTTTGCCCGCTTTATCGAGGCATTAATAATTTTTGCAGCTTTTCAGGGCACTGCTTACAGCACTTTTAAAAACTCGGCGACGGCAACAACCATACCCTCTTCTTTAGACTCCAGCACCAAGGGCTCATATTCCGGATTAAGCGGCTTAAGCGTTATCCGCTCGTGTTGCCATTCACCGTCATCACTCGCAGTTTTTTCGCTGGAATAGACTTTCAAGGTGTACTCTCCACCCGTCTCGGTATCGGCAACGCCAGCATGCCAGATGAGCAACTTTCGGCCTTGCCGACTACCAACCGGCACTGGCCGGAATAGGCAGTAGCTACCATCAGGCACCAGGGGT includes:
- a CDS encoding AAA family ATPase, which translates into the protein MHAFADTPEFFRKADKSPDGERREWEMPPASCSIWPYEEVYKDEVKLPHGGYDPVKRLAAVQAFFSKVEVDRSLVFYYTSYGNPFSEEDNKCYVLVGVSRVKALGEELHYEGCSQETIDRFGGFVWQRVVSSHYPDQGFRIPYHRYMDRPEVLEQILAVPANPRVCKYAARHVSDDDALILVEQLLGVACRLRELGDDSENWDSRISWLQSVIAELWKGRGLYPGLPAVLDVIGFQAAIPGFVKAQAEEAIAIKDAVYAFLDGTSETPEGLGLSGDEARKVKRKWQLRTDEERALCRDLLPRFGLDGTQVKRLLGEDRATYGLPANLSEIIDNPYILCESFIGDGPDDTIGISKIEHGIFPSPDIAPAFLYEVDDWRRLRAFTVGQLLIKSTQTFLELTQVLHDVNHALSFVPEWKRHQFTERYYEVDKEYMLGALEFREHEGQRYVYLRSAWEDEQLVSKSLRELNKRADISFKVPLTEAHWGDYLRDDSSILSRMDSGQYLEAIDGQIAVCQQIFVRPLCVLAGSAGTGKTTVIRSLIHAVERVHGSGASFQLLAPTGKAADRIREKTGKTASTIHSFLAQRGWLNDNLTFKRQGGMREEGIETYIVDESSMLDLTLVAALFRAINWNSVRRLILVGDPNQLPPIGRGKVFADLIDWLGKDYPECLGTLRTNVRQMENRLQKTGTGIIDLASMFILRNSCGEEEHQKANAEQILARVQEGGKVDEDLRVIYWSGQQDLEKKLVSSLQSDMQADTGLTLNNERPYELWRAAFRDKEGVDRPERSQVISPYRGEFFGTDHLNGLLQVASKGRRPDPHRLIDGVALFDKVMQIRNRSRSKPLWAWDTNGRLNKPVEVFNGELGFVKAHALDGKSAFGPWFRIKHFQVIFSRKESFWIGYGRSLGKTPDGKWIGDEKVEDNLELAYAISVHKSQGSEFERVYFVLPKSKQALLSPELLYTGLTRAKKHCTLLIEEDLSPLLTLRRPEASHLAVINSSLFDMRPVSQLLSRKRDWYEEGKIHRTLAQFMVRSKSEVIIANMLFEREIPFEYEQPLYAKDGTFYLPDFLVHCQGETFIWEHWGMLNDEGYRNHRETKLEWYEKHFPGQLVETFEGADLSIEADRLIRKIQGAQE
- a CDS encoding SNF2-related protein yields the protein MLNPGDKVRLKVNPARVGILGNETDGPTHRQRVLVTFLDGSEDFVLPSTLEKVENKPLRPYECIERGRFSGEDDLRAAITFHRLSGKLANLIYSLNTTNTQFLAYQFKPVLQFLDSPCNGILIADEVGLGKTIEAGLIWTELRARLDAKRLLIVCPAMLREKWRDELANRFGVQAEMVDAGDLLKKLQTVRERPQDGFAVIASMQGLRPPRGFNSPDRVSQRSVAKLARFLEDAEVDEPLLDMVVVDEAHYLRNKGTQTNLLGRLLRPVASNLVMLSATPIQLRSSDLFNLLNLIDEDAFPYEESFRYSLEANAPIVRLRDRVLAGPITRADFIEGLDEALDARFFEDNEQITYLREHAPSNKRLADPKGRAELADQLDRINPLSKVVTRTLKRDVHEGRVVRAPYAIRATMSGSESVFYEQVTEAIRGYCVTHAVSTGFMLTIPQRQMSSCMAAACRAWQKKHAALEQDELEETLYDLQGDLLEEEGPQPDDIGSLLSALVDIAREVGDYETLRRNDSKYAELLKNLRSYWADNPGKKVVLFAFYRQTLAYLAERLREDGYVSVLVQGGMDKQEALTRFREPQGPSILLSSEVASEGVDLQFSSLVINYDLPWNPMRIEQRIGRIDRIGQEAERIMIWNFMYADTIDERVYDRLLDRLDIFTRALGSMEGILGEQIRELTQDLLTHKLTPEEESQRINQASLAIENTNRQQEELEAQATQLIAHSDFIQNKVRAAKELGRYIRGEDLLSYARDFLTEHYPGSRLVPTDRVPMEYDLELSVQARVEFAEFVDLYRLQGRSQLLSQRAKPLFFENRQGNPSNVFERVTQDHPLIRFVTERLRQAGKSTAKFPVSAIDLAAFEVHGFEPGVYVFGVYRWTVSGTRDIERLEYVVRPFQGDCFVDGEQAEHLVNTAALCGCQWLSVANELDTETAAAYFDACRDQLDERFDDFQSAQGREDRDRLKMMKKALQSHLDKQVERLIATIQSHRSSGEERRMRMIPAAEGKLKKLRNRIQERIAELELKSGGSSDKNFVTGGVIRLL